The Chloroflexota bacterium genomic sequence TTGGGGCCGCTTGAAGGAGAGAAGAGTGTGTGTGAGGAGGAAGGATTTGTTTCGAGTATCGCAAGTATAGCTTACGATCAACCTAACAAACAATCCACCTCATACTCCTATCCTCAATTACCCACATGGCCTATGCAACCAAATGCCGATTTATGCCCCACAATAAAAAACAGTCATCAACCTCAAGGTTTAATTTTGTAAATAGATAGATATCTACAAATGCTACTTAAATGCGCCAAAACGGAAAATTTTAGCCGCAATTGGATCAATTAAATAGGGTAATTGGCATAAATCGAACAGATATTCGTTTATGCAGCGCACAAATATGCGCAACCCATCAGCTAAAGTAAGCCATCGTTAGCGTGCTACAAGGAGGTTGTATGAGTGATCCCCCAGTCATACGGGCATTGAAGAGTATGACAAACTCGGTCAAGGCTTGGGATACTACGCCACTGCATTCGATCTTCAATCAAATTGCTCCATCAGCCGAGCCGAACGGCCAAACTTCAACGCCCTATTTTCTCCAAGCGCAACGTTTTAGCCTCACCGAATCTGCGCTTTTTCCAATCACTGAACGTCCGCCAGTTTCAGCCGATTTACAAACTCAATTCATTCAAGCGATTGAGCAATGCAATGCCGAGCCAAGCATTCGTTTGGCGCAGATGCTGAGCCTGTTTCACGATTATGCTTGGGCCGTTAGCTATCAGCCAACTGCTGGCGAAGTAGCCGATCCGGTCGTGTCGCTCTACGATTATGCTCGCACCAAAGCCGCATTAGCCGCCGCTGGCGAGCAAGCCATGTTAGTTGGTGGCGATCTTTCGGGCGTGCAGGATTTTATCTACACCATCGCGGCCAATCGTGCGGCCAAAAGCCTGCGCGGTCGCTCATTCTATTTGCAAATGCTGACCGATGCTTTGGCTGGTTGGGTGTTGCAGCAAGCAGGCATGCCTAGCACCAATTTGCTCTATAGCGGTGGTGGGCGTTTTTATGTGATTGTGCCAGCCGCTTGTTACGAACAATTGGCACAGTGGCGACGGGCGCTTGGTCAATTTTTGCTGAATGTCCACGATGGCGAGTTGTATATCGCCTTGGGTGGCGCGACCATCGCCGATGCCGAGCACAATTTTGAGGCCTTGTTTCGCGCCGTCAACGACCAAGTAACCGCTGATAAACGTCGCCGTTTTGCAACCCTCGATAGCCAAGAGCTGCGAGCCAAATTGTTCACGCCACGCGGCCATCGCGGCAACGAGGATGATCGTTGCGCAACCTGTGGCTATATGGGCTCAACCCAGCTATTTCTCAAAGAGCAGGTTGAACAAGGTGAGCAACCGAGCAAAATCTGCCGGCTTTGCGAAAGCACAATTAAGCTGGGATTCAGCTTGCACGATGCCCAATTTCTCTGCATCAGCCAGCCGCAGCCCAATCTCGCTGCCGTCAAAGGCCGCACAAACGCCAAGGATATTTTGGCGGGCTTGGGTTTGCAGGCAGAAATTTGTTTCGATCAGCAGGAATTGCTCACTTATCTCAACCGAAATTCAGCACAATCAATCCATGTGCAGATTATTCGGCCCTTTGCGGGCGATCTGGCCATGCTGAGCCAACTCCGCGCCGATTATCGCCAGCATGTCTTTAGCATGCGCCCAATTGTTAATGTGACACCTAAAGCTCCTAACGGCGAGGTCAAATCGTTTGATCAGCTGGCCAAAGCGAGTCGGGGTATCAAGCGTTTTGGGGTACTACGCATGGATGTTGATGATCTTGGCGATATTTTTGGCTATAGCCTTGCCAAAGCCTCGTTGGCCCGGATTTCTAGCCTAAGCGCCGCCTTTTCACGCTTTTTCGAGGGCTGGGTTGGCGAAATTTGTCGCGACCAGAATATTGCCACCGCAATCTACCAGCCAGAGCAAGCGAGCAATCAAGCAACCAGCCATGAACAAATTTACAGCGTCTATTCAGGCGGCGACGATTTGTTTTTAGTTGGCAGTTGGGATGTGCTGGCCCATATCGCCAATCGGATTCAGCACGATCTTCAACGCTATACGGGCTATAACCGATTAATCCATGTTTCGGCGGGATTGACCTTGCACACCGAGAAATTCCCCTTATATCAAGCGGCCAAACTAGCCCATCATGCGCTTGATCAGGCCAAAGATGCTGTGCCACGCCAAGCAATTCGCAAAAACGCCTTGGATTTCCTCGATCAAACGATTGCCTGGGAAGCCTACCCCGCCTTGCTCAACTGGCATCAACGCTTATGGCGGCTCTATCAAGGCGAGCATGGCATGGTGCGTTCGCTGTTGCAAGTGCTGATGGAGTTGTATAGCCAATATCATGAGCATAGCCAGCAACGCCAAAAATCAGGCAAAGGCCACACCGCCTATGGCCCATGGATTTGGCGTGGCAAATATCAACTAGCCCGCATTCGCCAACGCCATCATACCAATCAATCACTCCAAACCCTACTCGATGATATCGACGAGCTTTTGTTTAAGGGCTTTGATGATCCGCATCGGATCAGTTTACGCACAATCGAGCAGCTTGGCTTAGCCGCTCGTTGGACACAGTTATTAATTCGTGAGCAAGGAGATTAATCATGCCTGAGATTACCGAACAAGAACGTGAAGCAATTATTGCTGGCGATGATGTTGAAAAATTGGTTGAAGCCGCCCAAAAAATTGGTGAGAAGTTGGCGCGAAATCGCTTAACTACCAGCCAAATTCGCGGCATTTTCGGCACAGTCCGCCGCATCGAGATGGATTGGGTGATGCCCAGTTTGCAACAACAACGGGCTGAGGCAGTGCGGCGTGCTCAACGCGAATTTGCCTTGCTGCAACCACGCTTGGCCTACCAAGCCAAACGTGAGCGTGGCGGCGCGGTTCAAGCACTCAGCGATGAATTAACGCCAGCGATCAAGTTGGTACTGAAAGCAAAAGCTGATAAGCCAGATATCTTCTACCAGCGCTTTCGCAACTTTGTCGATTTCTTTGAGGCAATTCTGGCCTATCATCGATCATTTGGCGGCCAATAGTTCTCATCAGCGAAGCTCGATTTTTTGCAAATAAGGAAGAAAAATTATGTCAGATCAAACACCCAAAATCAAAATTGTTGGCCGAATTTTCGTCAATTTTGAAATTCATGCCTTAACTGGCTTACATATTGGTGGCGCAGCTGGCACATTGGCGATTGGCAACGTCGATAATCCGGTCATTCGTAATCCCTTCAACAGCGAACCTTACGTGCCAGGCTCATCGTTGCGCGGCAAAATGCGCTCGCAATTAGAAAAATTATATGGTTTGGCCCAAAATACTTCGATTGGCCGCGATGTTTCAATTCACTCGGCCAAAACTCAGGCTGAGTATGATAACAGCCCAGTGCTGCACATTTTTGGAATTCCTGCTAGTGATTTTCTGACCGAGCCAACCCGCTTGATTGTGCGCGATGCTGCCTTGAGTGAACAAACTCGTAACGCCTTCCGTGATGCCCGCACCGACTTGCCCTACACCGAAGTCAAATGGGAAGCCGCGATCGATCGGGTAACCTCAGCCGCCACACCGCGTCAACAAGAACGGGTTCCAGCGGGAGCAATTTTCGATGGCGCGTTGACCTTCACGCTCTACAACGATCAAGATACTAAGCTATTCAATACGGTTATTCGTGGGCTTGAGTTGGTCGAAGAAGATTATTTAGGCGGCCAAGGTGCGCGTGGTAGTGGCCAAGTTGCCTTCAAAAATATCATGATTCGCTTTCAGCATCACGAGCAGCCTGTGCTTGAAAAAGGCGAAATTGGTTCGTTGGCCGAGCTACGGGCTTTGTGGGCGGCTCAAGGCTACGCTGCCAAATAAGAGGAGAGCAGCATGGAATTTAATCTGATTCGGCTCAAGCCACAAGCTGCGTTTCACTTTGGCATGCAAGGCATCGATATGGAAGTGGTCAGCGAAACTTGCCCATCCGATACGCTGTATGCAGCTTTATTTTGGCAGGCATTGCAACAAGGCCAGCGTTGGGCCAACGAGCCAAGCCATCCGCCATTCACAATCTCGTCGTGTTTTCCCTATGTTGATGGAATTCAACTATTGCCTGTGCCAATGCTACCACCCTTGCCCAGCGATCAGCAAAACCCGGGCGAGCGCAAGCAATTCAAAAAAGTGCGGTTTGTTTCCAGCGAGATTTTTATTAATCTGCTGGCCGGAACCCACTCGCTGAGCCATTATTTTCAGCCAACCAACGGCGTTGCTTTGCAAAATGGCAGTGTCTTGGTCAGCCAAGCTGAATTTAGCGCCAACAAATGGGCTGTAGCCGATCCGCTTTGGAAAATCGAGTCGATTCCGCATGTGGCAGTTGATCGCTGGAGCAATGCTTCGGCCTATTACGAAACGGGCCAAGTACGCTTTGCCGAGGGCTGTGGCTTAGCAATCTTGGCGCTTGGTGATATCAAACAACTCATGTCGCTCTTGGTACAAGTTGGCATCGATGGCTTAGGCGGGCGGCGCAGCAAGGGGGTTGGGATGTTTGAGCCAGAGCTACAAACCACTAGCCTTAATTTACCAGCCGCTACCAGCGATTCGGTAATTGTGCTCTCGCGCTATTTGCCGAGCGCAGCCGAGCTTGCGGCAGGGGTGCTCGATCTACCAGCAGCCTATAGTTTAGAGGATGTGACTGGCTGGATGTATTCGCCCGCTGCCAAAGCCCAACGCCGCAAAGCCATTTGGATGATTGGGGTTGGCTCGCGCTTGAATCGCGCAGGCTTAGCCCATTCGATCGTTGGCTCAAGCGTCGATGTGGCCCCAACCTACGACACCCCCAACGCTGGCGTGAATCACCCCGTTTGGCGGCATGGGCTAGCGCTCACGGTCGGTTGTAGCGTAGGAGATTCGCAATGACCAATTATGGATTAACGATTGAAACGCTCTCGCCAGTGCATATCGGCGCTGGCGGGCCAGATTTGCGCCGCAACATCGATTTTGCGATCTTCAACAATATTCTTTATCTGCTCAATGTCGATGCGGTGCTTGAACAGATTTTGCCTGAAAACCCCAACGATCGGCTATATCAGCAAATTTTGAATACGCCCGATTTAGGCAGCTTCTTAACAGCAGACCTGCTGAACAAGCAGCCTGAATTGTATTACTACAAACTTGAGGGCGTTTCTAAGCTAGAAACTATGCGGCCTGTGATCAAACAATGGACGCATGCGCCCTACATTCCAGGCAGTAGCCTTAAAGGTGCTTTGCGCAGCGCATGGGTCCGTCAACACTATCAGCAGCGCAACCTAAGCCTCGATATGCAGCAATTAAGCGATCGGCGCGAATGGGCTTTTCAGGCTCAGGAAGCACGTTTGCTTAGCCCTAAAGCATCACGCCCAAGCCAAAATCCCAACTATGACCTGTTTCGGGCAATTCAGGTCAGCGATAGCCAGCCCGCGCCTGATGATGCGCTCCGGCTCTACAACGCTGTAGTGTTCCCAGCCGCTAATCAAGGGATTCCGCTTGATTTGGAGGCGATTAAGCCGCGTGTAGCTTTGCAAGCTCGGATCAAATTCGATGATTACATCTTGGATAAGCAGGCCAAACAATTCGGGGTACAGGAGCAAGGATTTAGCGTCGAGGCATTAAAACAGGCTTGGCGCGAACAAGGGCTAGCGCGGATTCAGCAAGAATTAACGTTCTGGACTGGCCGCCGTGAGGGCGAGCATCTCCAGCAATTCTTTAGCAACCTTGCCCAACAGGCCAATGCTGCTCCCGATAACTGCTTCTACATCGACATTGGCTGGGGCACTGGCTGGAAGAGCAAAACCCTTGGCGATATTATCAAAACGCCGCAACTTGCTCAGTTGATGCGCCGCTATCGGCTGAGTCGCAAGGAGTATCGTGAAGGCGATCGCTTTCCGAAAACCCGCCGCGCCGCTCGCGATAGCAAAGGTGCGTTGCGCGTCCCATTTGGTTGGGTAAGAATAACTATGCAATCATAAATTTTTGAACTAGAACAAGATTTATCCTAATTAATCTCTTTACATTTATCTCAATCATATCAAGTTTAAGAAAATTAAAGATTTGATATGATTGAGATAAAGAAAGGTATATAATGAGCGATTTCTTGGATTATGTTTTTTCTATAAATCTCTTAGAAGCAACTCAAAGAAATATAAGAACCCTTCGGTTAAAGGCAGCAAAATACGGAATAGATATTCCATTGCATATAGATAATGAAATAAATATAGAAATAGAAAAATTTTATTCAATAAAATCTGATGTTACTGCTAGAGAGTCAGAGATATTATTACTATTCAATAACTATATAAATAGCATCAGTGATCAAAAACCAATCTATACATTTAGATTTACCCAAAACAATCTGTCGATTGAGATGGATAATTTACTAAACGATATAAAAGCAAATAGGAATAACTATATTCATATAAATAATAGTAATTTTGAATCATATTTCACGGAATTATTACATTATATATTAATTGCAGTAAAACAAATAGATATGATACCTATATACATAGATTTCTCTAGTAAAAGAATTAAGGACATTAATAGATTTATACGAGAAAATATCCATAATTTATTAGGAGTACGAAGAAAAGATGTTTTTTATATTCTAGAACGAAGATGTAATGATTATGATATTGATTTTATACCAAAAATTTATTTTATTTTTTGTAATATAGATGAAATACAAAAAATTAAAAAAGATAATTCCATTAATAAAATCAAAAACTTTCTTAGCACTTTATATAGGCCATGTGTATTTATATATAAAGATGAGATTAAATATAAGTCGGTATTCAACTTTCAGAAAATATATAATATCAAGGATGTTATTCAAGAATTTATTGAACAAGAAGAAAGTATTGTTGTTGAACGGGATGATAATTTTTAATATATAAGGAGCTTAATATGCAACGAATTGCATTTTGTAATGTTGGTAATAGCGATGTCGCAGTCCAAGGGGCGATTATTCGGCCATCGCGACCAGCTGGCGAACACCATTGGCAAACCT encodes the following:
- the cas10 gene encoding type III-A CRISPR-associated protein Cas10/Csm1; translation: MSDPPVIRALKSMTNSVKAWDTTPLHSIFNQIAPSAEPNGQTSTPYFLQAQRFSLTESALFPITERPPVSADLQTQFIQAIEQCNAEPSIRLAQMLSLFHDYAWAVSYQPTAGEVADPVVSLYDYARTKAALAAAGEQAMLVGGDLSGVQDFIYTIAANRAAKSLRGRSFYLQMLTDALAGWVLQQAGMPSTNLLYSGGGRFYVIVPAACYEQLAQWRRALGQFLLNVHDGELYIALGGATIADAEHNFEALFRAVNDQVTADKRRRFATLDSQELRAKLFTPRGHRGNEDDRCATCGYMGSTQLFLKEQVEQGEQPSKICRLCESTIKLGFSLHDAQFLCISQPQPNLAAVKGRTNAKDILAGLGLQAEICFDQQELLTYLNRNSAQSIHVQIIRPFAGDLAMLSQLRADYRQHVFSMRPIVNVTPKAPNGEVKSFDQLAKASRGIKRFGVLRMDVDDLGDIFGYSLAKASLARISSLSAAFSRFFEGWVGEICRDQNIATAIYQPEQASNQATSHEQIYSVYSGGDDLFLVGSWDVLAHIANRIQHDLQRYTGYNRLIHVSAGLTLHTEKFPLYQAAKLAHHALDQAKDAVPRQAIRKNALDFLDQTIAWEAYPALLNWHQRLWRLYQGEHGMVRSLLQVLMELYSQYHEHSQQRQKSGKGHTAYGPWIWRGKYQLARIRQRHHTNQSLQTLLDDIDELLFKGFDDPHRISLRTIEQLGLAARWTQLLIREQGD
- the csm4 gene encoding type III-A CRISPR-associated RAMP protein Csm4 is translated as MEFNLIRLKPQAAFHFGMQGIDMEVVSETCPSDTLYAALFWQALQQGQRWANEPSHPPFTISSCFPYVDGIQLLPVPMLPPLPSDQQNPGERKQFKKVRFVSSEIFINLLAGTHSLSHYFQPTNGVALQNGSVLVSQAEFSANKWAVADPLWKIESIPHVAVDRWSNASAYYETGQVRFAEGCGLAILALGDIKQLMSLLVQVGIDGLGGRRSKGVGMFEPELQTTSLNLPAATSDSVIVLSRYLPSAAELAAGVLDLPAAYSLEDVTGWMYSPAAKAQRRKAIWMIGVGSRLNRAGLAHSIVGSSVDVAPTYDTPNAGVNHPVWRHGLALTVGCSVGDSQ
- the csm2 gene encoding type III-A CRISPR-associated protein Csm2, with the translated sequence MPEITEQEREAIIAGDDVEKLVEAAQKIGEKLARNRLTTSQIRGIFGTVRRIEMDWVMPSLQQQRAEAVRRAQREFALLQPRLAYQAKRERGGAVQALSDELTPAIKLVLKAKADKPDIFYQRFRNFVDFFEAILAYHRSFGGQ
- the csm5 gene encoding type III-A CRISPR-associated RAMP protein Csm5, whose translation is MTNYGLTIETLSPVHIGAGGPDLRRNIDFAIFNNILYLLNVDAVLEQILPENPNDRLYQQILNTPDLGSFLTADLLNKQPELYYYKLEGVSKLETMRPVIKQWTHAPYIPGSSLKGALRSAWVRQHYQQRNLSLDMQQLSDRREWAFQAQEARLLSPKASRPSQNPNYDLFRAIQVSDSQPAPDDALRLYNAVVFPAANQGIPLDLEAIKPRVALQARIKFDDYILDKQAKQFGVQEQGFSVEALKQAWREQGLARIQQELTFWTGRREGEHLQQFFSNLAQQANAAPDNCFYIDIGWGTGWKSKTLGDIIKTPQLAQLMRRYRLSRKEYREGDRFPKTRRAARDSKGALRVPFGWVRITMQS
- the csm3 gene encoding type III-A CRISPR-associated RAMP protein Csm3: MSDQTPKIKIVGRIFVNFEIHALTGLHIGGAAGTLAIGNVDNPVIRNPFNSEPYVPGSSLRGKMRSQLEKLYGLAQNTSIGRDVSIHSAKTQAEYDNSPVLHIFGIPASDFLTEPTRLIVRDAALSEQTRNAFRDARTDLPYTEVKWEAAIDRVTSAATPRQQERVPAGAIFDGALTFTLYNDQDTKLFNTVIRGLELVEEDYLGGQGARGSGQVAFKNIMIRFQHHEQPVLEKGEIGSLAELRALWAAQGYAAK